The Eriocheir sinensis breed Jianghai 21 chromosome 21, ASM2467909v1, whole genome shotgun sequence genome includes a region encoding these proteins:
- the LOC127001505 gene encoding integrator complex subunit 12-like has product MASLDLDPMFRRGLRLLHSRNRDSVEQLKAIVDEAVRQRQGKTIPPMSKDPFSLRRESPIPRSKPGSPIPVSFSKREEIKKDMERKIRDDEMLMPKRPRLDSPSAFKSHTPSPTPSLKSESSSRSRKSDESDSDTDVAGLAEIMDEINCTVCKSFDVFPRNRLVECQECHALYHQECHKPPVTDQDVNDPRLVWYCAKCAKSLKKQTAIVSSSSGGSMSGPRGVGGGGLPGIGGGNKAPHARPAPSPTKSLNLPRPSPFTNLSSASGRGLVSNSSSNNNGSSKQSLSSASSGSSSSSNKSSVPSNSLISAERRMHIMKKKAAAKMAEKRKL; this is encoded by the exons ATGGCTAGTCTGGATCTGGACCCGATGTTCCGCCGTGGCCTGCGTCTCCTCCACTCCAGGAACCGAGACTCTGTAGAGCAGCTAAAGGCCATTGTGGATGAGGCGGTGCGGCAGCGTCAAGGCAAGACCATTCCCCCCATGAGTAAG GACCCCTTCAGTCTGCGTCGAGAGTCCCCTATACCGAGGTCTAAGCCAGGAAGCCCCATCCCAGTCTCCTTCTCCAAGCGGGAGGAGATCAAGAAGGATATGGAGAGAAAG ATTCGTGATGACGAGATGCTAATGCCCAAGAGGCCTCGACTTGACTCGCCAAGTGCATTCAAGTCCCACACTCCCTCACCAACACCAAGCCTGAAGTCTGAGAGCTCCTCGCGCAGTCGAAAATCAGACGAGAGTGACTCCGATACAGATGTGGCCGGCTTAGCAGAGATTATGGATGAGATCAACTGTACTGTGTGCAA GAGCTTTGATGTGTTCCCTCGTAACCGGTTGGTGGAGTGCCAGGAATGCCATGCCTTGTACCACCAGGAGTGTCACAAGCCACCTGTCACTGACCAGGACGTCAACGACCCGCGCCTCGTGTGGTACTGTGCCAAGTGTGCCAAGTCACTCAAGAAGCAG actgCCATAGTGAGCTCGTCCAGTGGTGGCAGCATGAGTGGGCCgcgaggggtgggaggaggaggcctgCCAGGGATCGGGGGCGGGAACAAGGCCCCACATGCCCGCCCTGCCCCCTCACCTACCAAAAGTCTCAATCTCCCtcgcccttcacccttcaccaACCTCTCATCTGCCTCAGGGAGGGGTTTAG TgtccaacagcagcagcaacaacaatggTAGCAGCAAGCAGTCACTCTCTTCAGCATCATCTGGGTCATCATCCTCATCAAACAAGTCATCTGTGCCATCTAACTCATTAATATCTGCTGAGAGGAGGATGCACATAATGAAGAAGAAGGCTGCTGCAAAGATGGCAGAGAAGAGGAAGCTGTAG